CCGGCTGCGGCTGCTCGGCATCGGATGGGGCACCCCGACCGCCTCCCGCGGCAGCACCGGGACCTTCCGGGAGACCTGGCGGCTGCGGTGGGAGCCCGAACTGTCGGTGCGGGTCGCCGAGGCCGGGATCTGGGGCACCACGGTCCTCGCGGCGGCCACCGCCAAGGCCGAGGCCGACGCGGCCGGAGCCGAGGAGCTGGGCGAGGTGACGGCGCTCGCCGAGCGGTGCCTGCTGGCCGGGCTGTCGCAGGCGCTGCCCGCCGTACTGCGGGCCCTCGCGGACCGGGCCGCTCTGGACACCGACGTGGCGCGCCTCGCCAAGGCCCTCCCCGCGCTGGCCCGTTCGCTGCGGTACGGGGACGTGCGCGGAACCGACGCGACAGCGCTCGCCGTGGTGGCGGCCGGGCTCGCCGAGCGGATATGCGTGGCGCTGCCGCCGGCCTGCGCGGCCGGTCTGGACGCCGATGCGGCGGCGGAGCTGCGGGGCCACGTGGACGGGGTGCACGGGGCGGTGGCGCTGCTGGCCGACGCCGACGAGGGGCTGCGGGAGCGCTGGTCCGCGGTGCTGCGGACGCTGGCCGGCCGGGACACCGTGCCGGGCGTCATCCGAGGCCGGGCGGCCAGGCTGCTCCTCGACGACGGGCGGCTGCCGTCCGGGGAGACGGCGCGGCTGATGGGGCTCGCGCTGTCCCCGGCGGCCTCCCCGGCCGACGCGGCGGGCTGGATCGAGGGCTTCGCGGGCGGGAGTTCGGGCGGGGGCACGCTGCTGGTCCACGACGACCGGCTGCTGGGGCTCATAGACGCCTGGCTGGTGGGGGTGCCGGAGCGGGCCTTCACCGACGTACTCCCGCTGCTTCGGAGGACCTTCGGGGCGTACGAGTCGGGGGTGAAGCGGAGCCTGGGCGAGTTGGTGCGGCGCTGGCCGGGCGGGGTGGTGGCTGCCGGGCCGGGCTCGGCGCCGGAGGGCTTCGCGGCGGAGCTGGATGTGGAGCGGGCGGATGCGGTGGTGGAGCTGGTGCGCCTGCTGCTTTCGGCTCCCGGCGGGGTTGCGGCGGCCTGAGGCGGAGCCTTGGGGGCGGGTCCGGCGCGTTGCCGGGGCTCCGCCCCGGTGCCCGCGCCTCAAACGCCGGCGGGGCTGGAGTGTGCGGCGGGGCTCGCAGAGGTTGCCGGGCTGGAAGTGGTCGCCGGGCTGGAAGTGGTGGCGGGGACCGTGGAAACGACGAGTGGAGGGGGACAGGCGGATGAACGGTGTGGATGGGGACGCGGGAGTGCGGGACATCGCGGACGGGGCCGCAGGGGAGCGGTTGCGGCGGTGGCGGATGGTGCTGGGCGGGGGTGAGGCCGATGGGACCGGGTGTGCGCTGGGCGGGCGGGATGCGGCGATGGATGCCGCGCTCGGCGCGCTGTACGGGGGCGACGGGGGGCCGCGAAAGGGATCGGGGGCGCGGTCGGCGGGGCTCGGCGGGTCCGCGCCGAACGTGGCGCGCTGGCTCGGGGACATCCGCACCTACTTCCCCAGCTCGGTGGTCCAGGTGATGCAGCGCGACGCGATCGAGCGGCTCGGTCTGTCCACGCTGCTGCTGGAACCGGAGATGCTGGAGGCCGTCGAGCCGGATGTGCACCTCGTGGGCACGCTGCTGTCGCTGAACAAGGCGATGCCCGAGACGACGAAGGAGACGGCGCGGGCCGTGGTCCGCAAGGTGGTCGAGCAGCTGGAGAAGAAGCTCGCGGCGCGGACCCGGGCGACGCTGACCGGCGCCCTCGACCGGTCCGCGCGGATCAGCCGCCCCCGCCACCACGACATCGACTGGGACCGCACGATCCGGGCCAACCTCAAGAACTACCTGCCCGAGTACCGGACCGTCGTCCCCGAGCGGCTGATCGGATACGGCCGGGCGGCGCAATCGGTGAAGAAGGAGGTGATCCTCTGCATCGACCAGTCGGGTTCGATGGCGGCCTCCGTCGTCTACGCCTCCGTCTTCGGCGCGGTGCTGGCCTCGATGCGCTCGATCGCGACCCGGCTCGTCGTCTTCGACACCGCCGTCGTGGACCTCACCGATCAGCTCGACGACCCGGTCGACGTCCTCTTCGGCACCCAACTGGGTGGCGGCACCGACATCAACCGCGCCCTCGCCTACTGCCAGTCGAAGATCACCCGGCCCGCCGACACCGTCGTCGTCCTGATCAGTGATCTCTACGAGGGCGGCATCCGCAACGAGATGCTGAAGCGGGTCGCGGCGATGAAGGGGGCCGGGGTCGAGTTCGTGACCCTGCTGGCGCTGTCCGACGAGGGCGCCCCGGCCTACGACCGGGAGCACGCCGCCGCCCTTGCCGCGCTCGGCGCGCCGGCCTTCGCCTGCACCCCCGACCTGTTCCCGGAGGTCATGGCCGCGGCCCTGGAGAAGCGGCCCCTGCCGACCCCCTGACGGCCCGGTTCCGGCCTCGTCCCGGCCTCGTGCCGGCCCGTCGTGTGAATCGGTGAAACACACGAACTTCCAGTTCAACCGTGAGGCGATCTGTGACAGGTATCACCGCTCAGGTGTGATCTGCGATTTAGGGACCTACGGGCTGCGGGGATAACCTGCGGGACGGACATGCCGCGTCCACGGTCACCGTGTGCGCCTTCCTTGTGACAGCGCCGTCACGTTGCCCTCCGCGGCACGCCCACGCAGATAGCAGACAACCGCGAATCACTGCGAATCTTTAAAAAGACAAGGGACGGACGCGCGTGGACCTGTTCGAGTACCAGGCGAGGGACCTCTTCGCCAAGCACGGTGTACCGGTGCTGGCCGGTGAAGTCATCGACACGCCTGAGGCGGCTCGCGAGGCCACCGAGCGGCTGGGCGGCAAGTCGGTCGTCAAGGCGCAGGTGAAGGTCGGCGGCCGCGGCAAGGCCGGCGGCGTGAAGCTGGCCGCCACCCCGGACGAGGCCGTCGCCCGGGCGACGGACATCCTCGGCATGGACATCAAGGGCCACACGGTCCACAAGGTGATGATCGCCGAGACCGCTCCGGAGATCCTGGAGGAGTACTACGTCTCGTACCTCCTCGACCGCACCAACCGCACCTTCCTCGCCATGGCGTCGGTCGCGGGCGGCATGGACATCGAGCAGGTCGCCGAGGAGACCCCGGAGAAGCTCGCCAAGGTCCCGGTGAACGCCAACGAGGGCGTGACCATCGAGAAGGCCCGCGAGATCGTCGCGCTGGCGCAGTTCCCGGCCGAGGTCGCGGAGAAGGTCGCCGAGGTCCTCGTGACCCTGTGGCTGACCTTCATCGCCGAGGACGCGCTCCTCGTCGAGGTCAACCCGCTCGCGAAGGTCGCCAACGGCGACGTCATCGCGCTCGACGGCAAGGTCTCGCTCGACGAGAACGCCGAGTTCCGCCAGCCGGGCCACGAGGAGTTCGTGGACCACGCGGCCGCGAACCCGCTCGAGGCCGCCGCCAAGGCGAAGAACCTCAACTACGTCAAGCTCGACGGTGAGGTCGGCATCATCGGCAACGGCGCGGGTCTCGTCATGAGCACCCTCGACGTCGTCGCCTACGCCGGCGAGAACCACGGTGGCGTCAAGCCCGCCAACTTCCTGGACATCGGCGGTGGCGCCTCCGCCGCCGTCATGGCCAACGGTCTCGAGATCATCCTCGGCGACCCGGACGTCAAGTCCGTCTTCGTCAACGTCTTCGGTGGCATCACCGCCTGCGACGAGGTCGCCAACGGCATCGTCCAGGCGCTGGCCCTGCTGGAGGAGAAGGGCGAGGCGGTCACCAAGCCGCTCGTCGTCCGTCTCGACGGCAACAACGCCGAGCTGGGTCGCAAGATCCTCTCGGACGCCAACCACCCGCTGGTGCAGCGCGTGGACACCATGGACGGCGCGGCCGACAAGGCCGCCGAGCTCGCGGCTGCGAAGTAAGGGCAGAGGTCACAGACTCACATGGCTATCTTCCTCAACAAGGACAGCAAGGTCATCGTCCAGGGCATGACCGGTGCCACGGGCATGAAGCACACCAAGCTGATGCTGGCTGACGGCACCGACATCGTCGGCGGCGTGAACCCGCGCAAGGCCGGCACCACCGTCGACTTCGACGGCACCGAGGTCCCGGTCTTCGGCTCCGTCGCCGAGGCGATGGAGAAGACGGGCGCCAACGTCTCCGTCCTCTTCGTCCCGCCGGCCTTCGCCAAGGCCGCCGTGGTCGAGGCGATCGACGCCGAGATCCCGCTGGCCGTCGTCATCACCGAGGGCATCGCGGTGCACGACTCCGCCGCCTTCTGGGCGTACGCGACCGCCAAGGGCAACAAGACCCGGATCATCGGCCCGAACTGCCCGGGTCTGATCACCCCCGGCCAGTCCAACGCCGGCATCATCCCGGGCGACATCACCAAGCCCGGCAAGATCGGTCTCGTGTCCAAGTCCGGCACGCTGACCTACCAGATGATGTACGAGCTCCGTGACATCGGCTTCACCTCCGCCGTCGGCATCGGTGGCGACCCGGTCATCGGCACCACGCACATCGACGCCCTGGAGGCCTTCGAGGCCGACCCGGAGACCGAGCTGATCGTCATGATCGGCGAGATCGGCGGCGACGCCGAGGAGCGTGCGGCGG
Above is a genomic segment from Streptomyces sp. NBC_01233 containing:
- the sucC gene encoding ADP-forming succinate--CoA ligase subunit beta, with product MDLFEYQARDLFAKHGVPVLAGEVIDTPEAAREATERLGGKSVVKAQVKVGGRGKAGGVKLAATPDEAVARATDILGMDIKGHTVHKVMIAETAPEILEEYYVSYLLDRTNRTFLAMASVAGGMDIEQVAEETPEKLAKVPVNANEGVTIEKAREIVALAQFPAEVAEKVAEVLVTLWLTFIAEDALLVEVNPLAKVANGDVIALDGKVSLDENAEFRQPGHEEFVDHAAANPLEAAAKAKNLNYVKLDGEVGIIGNGAGLVMSTLDVVAYAGENHGGVKPANFLDIGGGASAAVMANGLEIILGDPDVKSVFVNVFGGITACDEVANGIVQALALLEEKGEAVTKPLVVRLDGNNAELGRKILSDANHPLVQRVDTMDGAADKAAELAAAK
- a CDS encoding VWA domain-containing protein, which encodes MNGVDGDAGVRDIADGAAGERLRRWRMVLGGGEADGTGCALGGRDAAMDAALGALYGGDGGPRKGSGARSAGLGGSAPNVARWLGDIRTYFPSSVVQVMQRDAIERLGLSTLLLEPEMLEAVEPDVHLVGTLLSLNKAMPETTKETARAVVRKVVEQLEKKLAARTRATLTGALDRSARISRPRHHDIDWDRTIRANLKNYLPEYRTVVPERLIGYGRAAQSVKKEVILCIDQSGSMAASVVYASVFGAVLASMRSIATRLVVFDTAVVDLTDQLDDPVDVLFGTQLGGGTDINRALAYCQSKITRPADTVVVLISDLYEGGIRNEMLKRVAAMKGAGVEFVTLLALSDEGAPAYDREHAAALAALGAPAFACTPDLFPEVMAAALEKRPLPTP
- the sucD gene encoding succinate--CoA ligase subunit alpha, producing MAIFLNKDSKVIVQGMTGATGMKHTKLMLADGTDIVGGVNPRKAGTTVDFDGTEVPVFGSVAEAMEKTGANVSVLFVPPAFAKAAVVEAIDAEIPLAVVITEGIAVHDSAAFWAYATAKGNKTRIIGPNCPGLITPGQSNAGIIPGDITKPGKIGLVSKSGTLTYQMMYELRDIGFTSAVGIGGDPVIGTTHIDALEAFEADPETELIVMIGEIGGDAEERAADFIAKNVTKPVVGYVAGFTAPEGKTMGHAGAIVSGSSGTAQAKKEALEAAGVKVGKTPTETAKLAREILNAAQ